The proteins below come from a single Xylanibacillus composti genomic window:
- a CDS encoding S-layer homology domain-containing protein: protein MTNKWKLVWISALLLIATIPSASGLQLPVSQVVAAAAAPSVEVDKSSARRGQSIAVSGTYTPNSWITLRAIDSEGKLVVFDGTKTAADGAYSFEIVVPTQTAAGSLAIYTGAGEEIAQAAVRITTSGTGGGSTGGSGGGAPSASPAGPESAGSGKLAYQATVTARADGRTEGAVVVEASSLQQALEGNPNKITITVEGDADGYDVRIASEALRLLLDAGRPVTVEVVTQWGTYVLPVALVDREALAAVLRVPEEAIGLRFAIGRAADAQASTVEAAAGELNADLLAAIVDFHVAAVTEDGQTAELTFGNTYIARTLPLSGQADASRTTGVRYDERSGKLVFVPSVFHSQDGAWQAELKRNGHSVYTVIAYSKSFDDIPPSHWGKEEVELLASKLIVSGLTEDTFGPAATVTRAEFAALIVRALGLEEQGASAFADVPSTAWFAGAVGAAYEAGLVSGYEDGSFRPNQPITRQELAMLMDNALRFTGQPASGNGQLNQFADREAIAAWAQGAVGRVAQAGITQGRGDNRFEPTAISNRAEAAAMIKRLLQHVNFID from the coding sequence ATGACGAATAAGTGGAAATTAGTATGGATCAGCGCGTTGTTGTTGATAGCTACGATCCCGTCGGCGAGCGGACTGCAGCTGCCTGTCAGTCAGGTGGTGGCAGCGGCAGCGGCGCCTTCGGTTGAAGTGGACAAGTCAAGTGCAAGACGGGGGCAGTCCATTGCGGTAAGCGGCACATATACCCCGAACAGCTGGATCACGCTCCGAGCTATCGACAGCGAAGGCAAGCTGGTCGTATTCGATGGGACGAAGACAGCTGCTGACGGTGCGTACTCGTTCGAGATCGTCGTGCCGACGCAGACGGCAGCGGGTTCGCTCGCGATATATACCGGGGCCGGAGAGGAGATCGCTCAAGCAGCGGTTCGCATCACCACTTCCGGTACGGGAGGCGGCTCCACAGGGGGCAGCGGCGGCGGAGCTCCGTCGGCGAGTCCGGCTGGACCGGAATCGGCTGGCAGCGGGAAGCTTGCTTACCAAGCCACGGTGACTGCGCGCGCGGATGGCCGCACGGAAGGTGCTGTAGTCGTAGAGGCAAGCTCGCTGCAGCAAGCGCTGGAGGGCAATCCGAACAAGATTACGATTACGGTGGAAGGCGATGCGGATGGATACGATGTGCGCATCGCGAGCGAGGCGCTTCGCCTGCTGCTCGATGCAGGCCGTCCGGTTACGGTAGAGGTCGTCACCCAATGGGGGACCTACGTGCTGCCGGTGGCATTGGTAGATCGGGAGGCACTGGCAGCCGTGCTTCGTGTTCCTGAGGAGGCCATTGGCTTGCGGTTTGCAATCGGTCGTGCGGCGGATGCGCAAGCAAGTACAGTGGAAGCGGCTGCTGGCGAACTGAACGCAGACTTGCTGGCTGCAATTGTGGATTTCCACGTGGCGGCAGTGACAGAGGATGGCCAGACAGCGGAGCTGACCTTCGGCAACACCTATATCGCACGCACGCTCCCTCTGTCTGGACAGGCGGACGCTTCCCGGACAACAGGCGTGCGCTATGACGAGAGAAGCGGCAAGCTCGTATTCGTGCCGTCGGTTTTCCATAGCCAGGACGGCGCATGGCAGGCCGAGCTGAAGCGGAATGGCCACAGCGTATATACCGTTATCGCTTATAGCAAATCCTTCGACGATATTCCGCCGAGCCATTGGGGCAAGGAGGAAGTCGAACTGCTGGCTTCGAAATTGATTGTCAGCGGATTGACTGAGGATACATTCGGCCCCGCGGCCACAGTCACGCGTGCGGAGTTCGCAGCACTGATCGTGCGGGCGCTTGGCTTGGAGGAGCAGGGCGCATCCGCCTTCGCGGATGTACCGTCTACCGCTTGGTTTGCCGGCGCGGTGGGTGCCGCCTATGAGGCGGGATTGGTATCCGGCTATGAGGACGGCAGCTTCCGTCCGAACCAGCCGATCACCCGTCAAGAACTGGCGATGCTGATGGACAATGCGCTGCGGTTTACAGGACAGCCTGCTTCGGGGAACGGCCAGCTTAACCAGTTCGCCGACCGCGAGGCGATCGCGGCTTGGGCGCAAGGCGCAGTCGGTCGCGTCGCGCAGGCAGGAATCACCCAAGGACGAGGCGACAATCGCTTCGAGCCGACGGCCATATCGAACCGCGCTGAAGCGGCAGCCATGATTAAGCGGCTGTTGCAGCACGTCAACTTTATCGATTAA
- a CDS encoding DUF3231 family protein, whose protein sequence is MGILSGNPKDEPMHYGEISEVWAFSAKAKGMLSAYEALQYHAGDKDLKGMLEKLIDQSRKEIMECDELLTANGITPAPGYPERPEVKLEDIPAGARFTDPEIAAKIAADVSMGLVGCSTIMGTCIREDIGALFAKYHTVLLSFNTQILRMNKDKGWLIPPPLHVKRPELVEV, encoded by the coding sequence ATGGGTATTTTGAGCGGAAATCCAAAAGACGAACCGATGCACTATGGCGAGATCAGCGAAGTTTGGGCATTCTCTGCCAAGGCCAAAGGTATGCTGTCAGCCTATGAGGCCCTGCAGTATCATGCGGGCGACAAGGATTTGAAAGGGATGCTGGAAAAATTGATCGACCAATCCCGCAAAGAAATAATGGAGTGCGACGAACTGCTGACTGCCAATGGCATCACGCCTGCACCAGGCTATCCGGAAAGACCCGAGGTCAAGCTGGAGGACATCCCGGCCGGCGCCCGCTTCACTGATCCCGAAATCGCCGCCAAAATTGCGGCCGATGTCAGCATGGGACTTGTAGGTTGCAGCACCATTATGGGCACGTGCATCCGCGAAGACATCGGTGCGCTATTCGCGAAGTATCATACCGTGCTGCTGTCGTTCAACACCCAGATTTTGCGCATGAACAAGGACAAAGGCTGGCTCATCCCGCCTCCGCTCCATGTCAAGCGCCCCGAGCTTGTCGAAGTTTAA
- a CDS encoding Rrf2 family transcriptional regulator encodes MKQISTRFSIAVHALSLIAMNPEACTGDFIAGSVNTNPVIIRRIMGMLKKAGLVEVRAGVGGAFLRKDAARITLLDVYRAVNATEENQLFRMHANPNIACTVGRNIERVLQEELNDAQLLLEQRLDQTTLSQLIGKFD; translated from the coding sequence GTGAAGCAGATCAGTACGCGTTTTTCCATAGCGGTACATGCCCTTTCCTTAATTGCGATGAACCCTGAAGCTTGCACGGGCGATTTCATTGCAGGCAGTGTGAATACGAATCCTGTGATTATTCGAAGAATTATGGGCATGCTGAAAAAGGCGGGGCTGGTAGAAGTGCGCGCAGGCGTAGGCGGTGCTTTCTTGCGCAAGGATGCCGCTCGGATTACCCTGCTGGATGTGTATCGAGCGGTCAACGCGACGGAAGAGAATCAGCTGTTCCGCATGCATGCCAATCCGAATATTGCTTGCACCGTCGGCAGAAATATCGAGCGTGTCTTGCAGGAAGAGCTGAACGATGCGCAATTGCTGCTGGAGCAAAGGCTCGATCAGACGACCTTGAGCCAGCTGATCGGCAAGTTCGATTGA
- a CDS encoding SDR family oxidoreductase — protein MKLLVTGATGKLGSKVVETLLESVPANQVAVSVRNPEKAEGWRARGVDVRHGDFDRPETLDAAFAGMDRILIISADGDNDTRIRQHQHAVEAAARAGVKFIAYTSLANAGSSKLLLAPTHQATEQAILGTGIPYSFLRNNWYLENEAAGIQGVIAGAPWVTSAQSGKVGWALRQDYAAAAAAVLAGEGHEHTTYELSGKLLTQDELASAVGSVLGKEVQVQHVDDAAYAEVMRGVGVPEAAVPFLVGIQKGIREGELEVESDDFEKLLGRPATPVEEALRQLIAELG, from the coding sequence ATGAAGCTGCTAGTGACAGGCGCGACAGGCAAGCTTGGAAGCAAAGTGGTGGAAACGTTATTGGAATCGGTTCCGGCAAATCAGGTGGCGGTGAGTGTCCGAAATCCAGAGAAAGCGGAAGGATGGCGCGCCAGGGGTGTCGATGTCCGGCATGGGGATTTCGACCGGCCAGAGACGCTGGATGCGGCCTTTGCCGGAATGGACCGGATCTTGATCATCTCCGCAGACGGGGACAATGATACCCGCATCCGTCAGCATCAGCATGCGGTGGAAGCAGCAGCGCGTGCAGGGGTGAAGTTCATTGCTTACACCAGCTTGGCCAATGCCGGCAGCAGCAAGCTGTTGCTGGCTCCGACGCATCAAGCGACGGAACAGGCGATCCTGGGGACGGGCATTCCTTATTCGTTCTTGCGCAACAACTGGTACTTGGAGAACGAGGCAGCCGGCATCCAGGGGGTCATAGCTGGAGCGCCCTGGGTCACGTCCGCCCAATCGGGCAAGGTAGGATGGGCGCTGCGCCAGGATTATGCAGCAGCGGCGGCAGCGGTATTGGCAGGGGAAGGTCATGAGCATACGACCTATGAGCTGTCCGGCAAGCTGCTGACTCAGGATGAGCTGGCCTCGGCTGTAGGAAGCGTACTGGGCAAGGAAGTGCAGGTGCAGCATGTGGATGATGCCGCTTATGCGGAAGTGATGAGAGGCGTTGGCGTTCCCGAGGCGGCGGTGCCGTTTCTCGTCGGCATTCAGAAGGGAATTCGGGAAGGGGAGCTGGAGGTCGAGAGCGATGATTTCGAGAAGCTTCTGGGTCGCCCGGCGACACCTGTGGAAGAGGCGCTTCGCCAGCTGATCGCTGAGCTCGGCTAA